The following proteins are encoded in a genomic region of Geovibrio ferrireducens:
- the fabZ gene encoding 3-hydroxyacyl-ACP dehydratase FabZ: MMDLRQILEILPHRYPFLLVDKVLEIRENGITAIKNVTFNEPHFMGHFPGYPVMPGVLIVEALAQASGIYALSKQGETGKGKFFLFMSIENAKFRRIVEPGDTLTLNCEVLKAKRDLLKSECVASVNGETACEAILTAVMREVK; this comes from the coding sequence ATGATGGATCTGAGACAGATTCTTGAAATTCTTCCCCACCGTTACCCATTCCTCCTTGTGGACAAGGTTCTTGAGATAAGAGAAAACGGAATAACGGCAATTAAAAATGTAACGTTCAACGAGCCGCACTTCATGGGTCATTTCCCCGGTTATCCGGTTATGCCCGGTGTGCTGATAGTTGAGGCTCTGGCACAGGCTTCGGGCATATACGCCCTCAGCAAACAGGGCGAGACGGGAAAGGGTAAATTCTTTCTCTTTATGTCCATTGAAAACGCAAAATTCCGCAGAATTGTTGAACCGGGCGATACGCTGACCCTTAACTGCGAAGTGCTCAAGGCGAAGAGGGATCTCCTCAAGTCCGAGTGCGTTGCGAGTGTTAACGGCGAAACAGCGTGCGAAGCGATTCTTACTGCGGTTATGAGGGAAGTGAAATGA
- a CDS encoding chemotaxis protein CheX, whose product MKAEHINPFIISTSEVFKTMVGAEPRKEEVYIRDEKEFVNEISGVIGLAGDANGFVIISMPESLALKIYKSFAGEEKTSIDADVTDAIGEILNMIAGGAKQIFSRLGVRFKISIPNVILGKDHKIAKQRTTKSLCVKFSLDGSSFVIEAALQEKKG is encoded by the coding sequence ATGAAAGCGGAGCATATCAACCCCTTTATTATTTCCACCAGTGAGGTTTTTAAAACCATGGTGGGAGCCGAACCCAGAAAGGAAGAGGTCTATATCAGGGATGAGAAGGAGTTCGTAAACGAAATCTCAGGTGTAATCGGTCTGGCCGGGGACGCTAACGGGTTTGTTATAATCAGCATGCCGGAATCCCTTGCCCTTAAGATATACAAAAGTTTCGCCGGCGAGGAAAAAACCTCTATAGACGCTGATGTTACGGATGCCATAGGCGAAATCCTCAACATGATAGCAGGCGGGGCAAAACAGATTTTCTCGCGCCTCGGCGTTAGGTTCAAGATCTCCATTCCAAACGTAATCCTCGGAAAAGACCATAAAATAGCCAAGCAGAGAACCACAAAAAGCCTCTGCGTTAAATTCAGCCTGGACGGCAGCAGTTTTGTGATCGAAGCGGCGCTCCAGGAGAAAAAGGGTTAA
- the tyrS gene encoding tyrosine--tRNA ligase: MELIRRGTEEIISEEELTKKLEESLKTGVPLRIKAGFDPTAPDLHLGHTVLIQKLKHFQELGHHVIFLIGDFTGMIGDPSGKSETRKALTKEAVLQNAETYKEQVFKILDPEKTEVAFNSTWMEAMSAVGMIRLASSYTVARMLERDDFSKRYKENRPISIHEFLYPLVQGYDSVALRSDVELGGTDQKFNLLVGRELQKDHGQRPQNAITVPILEGLDGVNKMSKSLNNYVGISEQPSEMFGKLMSITDELMMRYYLLLSDLSLAEIEQMKKDIAEGALHPMEAKKRLAVEIVTRYWGAQAGADARENFEKVFSNKENPEDMPEFISGSKSLLDIIRELDFAPSNGEAKRTAKQGGVYLDNERIENLDMIPSAGEHILKVGKRKFARIIAG; this comes from the coding sequence ATGGAGCTTATCAGAAGAGGAACCGAGGAGATTATCTCCGAAGAGGAACTGACGAAAAAGCTCGAAGAATCACTCAAAACCGGAGTCCCTCTGAGGATCAAAGCAGGGTTCGACCCGACGGCGCCGGATCTTCACCTCGGACACACGGTTCTTATTCAGAAACTCAAGCATTTTCAGGAACTGGGGCATCATGTAATTTTCCTCATAGGGGACTTTACGGGGATGATAGGGGATCCGTCAGGCAAATCAGAAACAAGAAAGGCTCTGACCAAGGAAGCTGTGCTGCAAAACGCCGAAACCTACAAGGAGCAGGTGTTTAAAATCCTTGATCCGGAAAAGACGGAAGTCGCATTTAACAGCACATGGATGGAAGCGATGAGCGCAGTGGGCATGATCAGGCTCGCATCCTCTTATACTGTTGCCAGAATGCTTGAAAGGGACGATTTCTCCAAAAGATATAAAGAAAACAGACCAATCAGCATACATGAATTTCTCTATCCCCTTGTTCAGGGGTATGACTCCGTGGCTCTCAGGTCAGATGTGGAACTCGGCGGAACCGACCAGAAGTTCAACCTCCTTGTGGGCAGAGAGCTCCAGAAAGACCACGGCCAGAGACCGCAGAACGCGATCACTGTTCCGATTCTTGAAGGGCTTGACGGCGTTAATAAAATGTCCAAATCCCTCAACAACTATGTGGGCATCAGCGAACAGCCTTCGGAGATGTTCGGCAAGCTTATGTCGATCACCGATGAACTCATGATGCGCTATTACCTGCTTCTCTCAGACCTCAGCCTTGCTGAAATTGAGCAGATGAAAAAGGATATAGCAGAAGGCGCGCTTCACCCAATGGAGGCTAAAAAACGCCTCGCAGTGGAGATAGTGACCAGATACTGGGGCGCACAGGCAGGAGCGGATGCCAGGGAAAACTTCGAGAAGGTTTTCTCGAATAAGGAAAATCCCGAAGATATGCCTGAGTTTATATCAGGCAGCAAGTCACTGCTTGATATAATCAGGGAACTGGATTTCGCCCCCAGCAACGGCGAGGCTAAAAGAACCGCCAAGCAGGGCGGAGTGTACCTCGACAATGAGCGTATCGAAAATCTTGATATGATCCCTTCGGCAGGGGAACACATACTTAAAGTCGGCAAAAGAAAATTTGCCAGAATCATAGCAGGCTAG
- a CDS encoding Gfo/Idh/MocA family protein, with the protein MLNVGLIGLGKMGKYHLNIYDELQNVKMTGMCDASQAVLDELKPRFKYEAFTDYRDLLPKVDAVTVAAPTKYHFDIVKECLEAGKHVLVEKPITTNLDEAQKLFEIAAERNLVLHIGHVERFNGAVQELRKIADNPYLIESRRVGPFNPNFAKDSIILDLMIHDIDIIVNMVHADVVEIQAAGSKVHSDLPDYAAVNIRFDGNTTAQIVVSRVTQKKDRIMSISQKDAFITLDYTSQDINIYRNAQSQHVFGNKELHYRNEYILERLFVYKDNPLKQEIKHFIDCINGTVKRVVTVEHELKSLKIALKIDDMLTKGIGAEEVRI; encoded by the coding sequence ATGCTTAATGTTGGCCTTATCGGGCTCGGCAAGATGGGCAAATACCATCTGAACATATATGACGAGCTCCAGAATGTTAAAATGACAGGAATGTGCGATGCTTCGCAGGCGGTTCTGGACGAACTTAAACCCAGATTCAAATATGAGGCGTTCACAGATTACCGTGACCTTCTTCCCAAGGTTGACGCTGTCACCGTTGCTGCCCCCACAAAGTATCACTTTGATATAGTTAAGGAATGCCTTGAGGCAGGTAAGCATGTTCTCGTGGAAAAACCAATCACCACAAACCTTGATGAGGCGCAGAAGCTGTTTGAAATAGCTGCTGAAAGAAACCTTGTGCTCCATATAGGGCACGTTGAGAGGTTCAACGGCGCTGTTCAGGAGCTCCGCAAGATAGCGGATAACCCTTACCTCATAGAATCCAGACGTGTGGGACCCTTTAACCCCAACTTCGCCAAGGACAGCATTATCCTTGATCTCATGATCCACGACATAGACATAATTGTGAACATGGTGCACGCAGATGTTGTGGAGATACAGGCCGCAGGCTCCAAGGTTCATTCCGATCTGCCGGATTATGCGGCGGTGAATATCCGCTTTGACGGGAACACCACAGCGCAGATAGTTGTGAGCCGCGTTACCCAGAAGAAGGACAGGATAATGAGCATAAGCCAGAAGGATGCCTTCATCACTCTGGATTACACAAGTCAGGACATAAACATATACCGCAACGCGCAAAGCCAGCATGTGTTCGGGAACAAGGAGCTTCACTACAGAAACGAGTATATTCTGGAGAGGCTTTTCGTTTATAAGGACAACCCGCTGAAACAGGAAATAAAGCATTTTATAGACTGCATAAACGGAACCGTGAAACGCGTGGTTACTGTGGAGCACGAACTTAAATCCCTCAAAATTGCCCTCAAGATTGATGATATGCTTACCAAAGGCATAGGCGCAGAAGAGGTCAGAATTTGA
- a CDS encoding DUF1015 domain-containing protein — protein MAIVKPFMGVRYNLEKVLLKQVVAPPYDVISDEMKETLKGRCAANVVRLDLPDGDGDSKYQNAAHLYENWKKDGTLLRDKEQGYYLYEQIYNFGGKEYVRTGFVGLLKLEELGKGSVFPHEKTLSGPKKDRFELMKACQTNFSQIFGLYMDKENKLSSAFTNAKKNMPVASAVDDEGVKNTIWQITDSKVIEEIENFMKDKAIYIADGHHRYETALDYKKFRREQNGDLEGNIKPYDFVMMMFVNFYDEGLKIFPTHRVVEISKDFSLETFIEKIGKNYEVHELASYEAADKFLNTKGPARNFAVFTGEKFIGLTLRDEVLETLHPIYRKVDPYVVQETLIKPGTGISDEQILRKEGIYFLQTMEQIKALMAKKPALAFMMKGVDIEVVREISESGLVMPQKSTYFYPKLQTGLVINDL, from the coding sequence GTGGCTATTGTAAAACCTTTCATGGGTGTGCGCTATAATCTGGAGAAGGTGCTTCTCAAACAGGTTGTCGCCCCTCCGTACGATGTAATATCGGATGAAATGAAAGAGACGCTGAAAGGCAGATGCGCCGCTAACGTGGTAAGGCTTGACCTTCCGGACGGCGATGGTGACTCGAAATATCAGAACGCAGCACATCTTTATGAAAACTGGAAAAAGGACGGCACTCTCCTTCGTGATAAGGAGCAGGGCTATTACCTTTATGAACAGATATACAACTTCGGCGGCAAGGAATATGTGAGAACTGGGTTTGTCGGTCTCCTCAAGCTTGAGGAACTTGGCAAAGGCTCTGTTTTCCCACACGAGAAAACACTCTCAGGTCCCAAAAAAGACCGTTTTGAGCTTATGAAGGCATGTCAGACCAACTTCAGCCAGATATTTGGTCTGTATATGGATAAGGAAAATAAGCTTTCGTCTGCTTTTACCAATGCTAAGAAGAACATGCCCGTTGCTTCCGCTGTGGATGACGAAGGGGTCAAAAACACCATCTGGCAGATAACAGATTCAAAAGTTATCGAAGAGATAGAAAACTTCATGAAGGACAAGGCTATTTACATAGCCGACGGACACCACAGATATGAAACCGCTCTGGATTATAAAAAATTCAGAAGAGAGCAGAACGGCGATCTCGAAGGGAACATAAAACCTTACGACTTCGTTATGATGATGTTCGTAAACTTCTATGATGAAGGGCTTAAAATTTTCCCCACGCACAGAGTGGTGGAGATCTCCAAGGATTTCAGCCTTGAGACATTCATAGAGAAGATTGGGAAAAATTATGAGGTTCATGAACTCGCTTCTTACGAAGCGGCGGATAAGTTCCTCAATACTAAAGGGCCTGCGAGAAATTTTGCCGTGTTTACAGGTGAAAAGTTCATCGGGCTCACTCTCAGGGATGAGGTGCTTGAAACCCTTCACCCGATATACAGAAAGGTAGACCCCTATGTGGTGCAGGAGACTCTCATTAAGCCCGGCACGGGCATTTCCGATGAGCAGATACTCCGCAAAGAGGGGATATACTTTCTCCAGACCATGGAGCAGATAAAGGCTCTCATGGCGAAGAAACCCGCACTCGCATTCATGATGAAGGGTGTGGATATAGAAGTGGTGAGGGAGATTTCCGAAAGCGGGCTTGTTATGCCGCAGAAATCAACTTATTTCTACCCGAAACTTCAGACCGGACTTGTAATTAACGATCTTTAG
- the lpxA gene encoding acyl-ACP--UDP-N-acetylglucosamine O-acyltransferase has product MISPLAYVDPGSEVHETAEIERGAYVGKGCKIGAGVKIGVNAVVEIHTEIGDGTVICANAHVGGAPQDTGFKGEDTKLKIGKNCVIREFATIHRATTKENWITLVGDNCYLMTGSHIAHDSVVGNNVIFTNYSCTAGHVRVGDFTVFGGYAAVHQFTRIGSMVMLGNRASVTKDVPHFCLFADGGIPGLNIVGLRRRGMSSEARLELKKALHIYGNLSNPWESVPSLLKELNQFDEVKMFIDFIEAPSKRGFSRR; this is encoded by the coding sequence ATGATAAGTCCTCTTGCATATGTTGATCCGGGCAGTGAAGTACATGAGACGGCGGAGATAGAGCGCGGAGCCTATGTCGGCAAAGGCTGCAAAATAGGCGCGGGTGTTAAAATCGGTGTTAATGCCGTGGTGGAGATACACACTGAGATAGGCGACGGAACGGTAATCTGCGCTAATGCCCATGTGGGCGGAGCGCCGCAGGATACCGGCTTCAAAGGCGAAGACACCAAGCTTAAAATAGGCAAAAACTGCGTCATCAGGGAGTTTGCCACAATCCACAGGGCAACAACCAAGGAAAACTGGATAACCCTTGTGGGTGACAACTGCTACCTTATGACAGGCTCTCATATAGCTCACGACTCTGTTGTGGGAAATAACGTAATTTTCACTAACTACTCCTGCACGGCTGGGCATGTGCGCGTGGGCGATTTTACTGTGTTCGGCGGTTATGCAGCCGTTCACCAGTTCACCAGAATCGGCTCAATGGTAATGCTGGGCAACAGAGCCAGCGTAACCAAGGATGTGCCTCACTTCTGCCTTTTTGCTGATGGCGGGATACCCGGACTTAACATAGTCGGGCTGCGCCGCAGAGGAATGAGCAGCGAGGCGAGGCTTGAGCTTAAAAAGGCTCTGCATATATACGGAAACCTCTCAAACCCTTGGGAAAGTGTGCCTTCACTGCTGAAGGAGCTCAACCAGTTTGACGAAGTAAAAATGTTTATTGATTTCATAGAAGCCCCTTCAAAAAGAGGCTTCTCCCGGAGATAG
- a CDS encoding LpxI family protein, translating into MSKIGLIAGRGEIPLLVKRELEAAGREHMVIALADGVAEFLRPYCGVLPVFSPLQVGKVIKTLKKAGVTDVVFAGKVDKDVLLGRLRFDATLFKLIFKVRDFRDDTVMGAIREEFEANGINIMKQTEVLSRFLAPKGQISSRQPDKDEQADIEFGFAIAKKIGELDIGQTIIVRKRAVMAVEALEGTDAAIERGCKLAKSKAVVIKIKRPFQDDRFDIPTVGIDTLKQIADNKGTVLAVEAGSTFIVDYDGCKKFADSNGISFLGI; encoded by the coding sequence TTGAGCAAAATAGGGCTGATAGCCGGAAGGGGAGAGATACCCCTTCTGGTGAAGAGGGAGCTTGAAGCCGCCGGAAGAGAGCACATGGTTATTGCCCTTGCGGACGGCGTTGCTGAGTTCCTCCGCCCTTACTGCGGCGTTCTCCCGGTCTTTTCCCCTTTGCAGGTCGGAAAAGTCATCAAAACACTCAAAAAAGCAGGGGTGACGGATGTGGTTTTTGCCGGAAAGGTGGATAAGGATGTCCTCCTCGGCAGGCTCCGCTTTGATGCCACTCTGTTTAAGCTTATTTTTAAGGTCAGAGACTTCCGTGATGACACTGTAATGGGTGCGATCAGGGAGGAGTTCGAGGCAAACGGAATAAATATCATGAAACAGACAGAAGTTCTCAGCCGTTTTCTGGCTCCGAAGGGGCAGATCTCCTCCCGTCAGCCGGATAAGGATGAGCAGGCTGACATTGAGTTCGGGTTTGCGATCGCAAAAAAAATAGGCGAACTTGACATAGGGCAGACAATTATCGTACGCAAGCGTGCTGTTATGGCTGTGGAAGCTCTGGAAGGCACGGATGCGGCAATTGAACGCGGCTGTAAGCTTGCTAAAAGCAAAGCTGTTGTTATAAAAATCAAACGCCCCTTTCAGGATGACAGGTTCGATATTCCGACTGTAGGTATTGACACCCTAAAACAAATAGCAGATAATAAAGGAACTGTTCTGGCAGTTGAAGCCGGAAGCACGTTTATTGTCGATTATGACGGCTGTAAGAAATTTGCAGATTCCAACGGGATTTCATTTCTTGGTATCTGA
- a CDS encoding prepilin peptidase produces the protein MPLFVLLSLYIFVIGLVFGSFLNVLIARLPRELSVVYPPSSCPQCGHRIRFYHNIPLIGFILLKGRCRDCGGKISVKYPLVELLTGVMFLLVFLKFGISLYTLKYFVFVFLLLGAGLTDVFTAADPEFECGIIPDTYTLGGAVVGVLFSFVTYPGITSSLIGAAAGFLSLWVPAFLYKKFRRQEGMGGGDIKLMMMIGAFLGYIPVYFIVFGSAIIGSLLGLPLVILKKDKNYMIPFGLFIAVAAVVYIFFEAQIMNLMLPERL, from the coding sequence TTGCCCCTCTTTGTCCTTTTGTCTTTATACATTTTCGTCATAGGTCTTGTGTTCGGAAGTTTCCTGAACGTGCTCATAGCAAGGCTTCCCAGAGAACTGTCAGTTGTTTATCCCCCTTCAAGCTGCCCGCAGTGCGGACACAGGATAAGGTTTTATCATAATATCCCCCTCATTGGTTTTATTCTGCTGAAAGGCAGATGCCGTGACTGCGGCGGGAAAATTTCCGTAAAATACCCTCTGGTGGAGCTTCTTACCGGGGTTATGTTTCTTCTGGTGTTTCTGAAATTCGGGATAAGCCTGTATACTCTGAAATACTTTGTGTTTGTGTTTCTGCTCCTCGGAGCGGGGCTTACGGATGTTTTCACCGCGGCTGATCCTGAGTTTGAGTGCGGTATAATTCCGGATACGTACACTCTGGGCGGCGCGGTTGTCGGCGTGCTGTTTTCGTTTGTTACTTATCCGGGCATAACCTCATCGCTGATCGGGGCTGCTGCGGGCTTTCTTTCCCTGTGGGTTCCGGCGTTTCTGTATAAGAAATTCCGCAGACAGGAAGGGATGGGCGGCGGTGACATCAAGCTTATGATGATGATCGGTGCTTTCCTCGGCTACATACCCGTGTATTTCATAGTTTTCGGCAGTGCGATTATAGGTTCACTGTTGGGGCTGCCTCTGGTTATTCTGAAAAAAGACAAAAACTACATGATACCCTTCGGCTTATTCATCGCTGTTGCGGCAGTTGTTTACATATTCTTTGAAGCGCAGATAATGAACCTGATGCTCCCGGAACGGCTGTAA
- a CDS encoding TetR/AcrR family transcriptional regulator, whose product MRKKSDKFVVTQQEIIEKTIDLIATKSLAFVSMREISKAAKVDTALLYYYFKNKEDLMYQTILYINNTMQNAIVGLDLDSCTSDEQKFKTLVRFVYDYLCLKINHASTMRQFSIIGHLFLSEELRDDALYKTTSNWRICNFLDNLSEKNETIKELGVVATLFCYMPIYDFVMHTFFPKTVTEKQIDIFINSLWSSIDTHG is encoded by the coding sequence CCCAGCAGGAAATAATCGAAAAAACAATAGATCTAATAGCGACTAAAAGCCTAGCCTTTGTGAGCATGCGAGAAATTTCAAAAGCTGCAAAGGTGGATACGGCTCTTCTTTATTACTATTTTAAAAATAAAGAAGACCTCATGTACCAAACGATTCTGTATATTAACAACACAATGCAGAATGCAATAGTCGGTTTAGATCTTGACTCATGCACCAGCGACGAACAAAAGTTTAAAACCCTCGTGCGCTTCGTTTACGACTATTTATGCCTAAAAATAAACCACGCAAGTACTATGAGACAATTTTCAATTATCGGACACTTATTTTTGTCGGAAGAGCTTAGGGACGATGCTCTTTATAAAACCACCAGCAACTGGCGTATATGTAATTTTTTGGATAATTTAAGCGAAAAAAATGAAACTATAAAAGAACTTGGGGTAGTAGCCACTCTTTTTTGCTATATGCCGATTTATGATTTTGTAATGCATACATTCTTCCCAAAGACCGTAACTGAAAAGCAGATAGATATATTTATAAATTCATTATGGTCTTCAATAGATACCCACGGGTAA